Proteins from one Amycolatopsis benzoatilytica AK 16/65 genomic window:
- a CDS encoding bifunctional [glutamine synthetase] adenylyltransferase/[glutamine synthetase]-adenylyl-L-tyrosine phosphorylase produces MAERARTTPSAARYGFTDTRADGQLRAAGWWTEGGPAEGAADVLAALSRAADPDLALAGLDRIREADESGWPELDRTLRQNRTFRGRLLGVLGTSTALADFLAAHPGEWRCLAESRCTEPERFADRLRERILQEDGSYATGFAAEQALRTGYRGLLLGIAAADLGHLVEPGLEHPQFRDVASELTTLAEASLQAGLLVAGQEVGASAEGALAVIAMGKTGGRELNYVSDVDVIFVGAGDLGIATRLAASMMRVVGNACFEVDAALRPEGKSGALVRTLEGHTAYYKKWAKTWEFQALLKARPVAGDAELGRQYAEMVAPMVWAAADRENFVTEVQQMRRRVEDHVASEHQERELKLGRGGLRDVEFAVQLLQLVHGRVDPALHSASTLEALAALGDGGYVGRADAAEMSSSYEFLRTVEHRLQLRRLRRTHLFPASTDTDELRVLARACGIKQGRGRSQGEMLLAEFRRHAQGIRRLHEKVFYRPLLQSVANVPTEALRLTTKQAASRLAALGYAAPEGALQHIKALTSGVSRRAAIQQALLPVLLDFLADTPDPDGGLLSYRKVSEALQDTPWYLRVLRDEGTVVERLAFLLGTSNLVPDLLVRAPEVLQLLGDPARLTGRAPAEVATSLRAAVRRQPGLNAAVTAARSLRRHELLRVACADLLGLLDVPSVCEALSSVWVAVLQGALSAATRQKQAELGRTPATIAVIGMGRLGGAELGYGSDADVLFVCEPAGEAPDAEALRFASSVAETVRKILGAPSADPALEVDADLRPEGRSGPLARTLESYRAYYERWGEVWESQALLRARFVAGDEELGQRFVDLINPLRYPDGGLDPTDAREIRRIKARVETERLPRGADPTRHTKLGRGGLADVEWTVQLLQLQHAHEVPGLRTTSTLDALTALAESGLAPAESVDSLREAWLLATRVRNATMLVRGKAADEVPGSGRDLAAVARVFGYSVDDDPGEFLDFYRRVTRRAHAVVEELFYDN; encoded by the coding sequence ATGGCAGAACGCGCGCGGACCACCCCTTCGGCGGCCAGGTACGGCTTCACCGACACCCGGGCCGACGGTCAGTTGCGCGCGGCGGGCTGGTGGACCGAAGGCGGACCGGCCGAAGGCGCGGCCGATGTGCTCGCCGCGCTGTCCCGCGCCGCTGATCCCGACCTCGCGCTCGCCGGGCTCGACCGCATTCGCGAAGCCGACGAATCGGGCTGGCCGGAACTCGACCGGACATTGCGGCAGAACCGCACGTTCCGCGGCCGCCTGCTCGGCGTGCTCGGCACCTCCACCGCGCTGGCCGATTTCCTCGCCGCTCATCCCGGCGAGTGGCGCTGCCTCGCCGAGAGCCGCTGCACCGAGCCGGAGAGATTCGCCGACCGGCTTCGCGAGCGGATCCTGCAGGAGGACGGCAGCTACGCGACCGGGTTCGCCGCCGAACAGGCGTTGCGCACCGGATACCGCGGGCTGCTGCTCGGCATCGCCGCCGCCGACCTCGGCCACCTGGTCGAACCGGGCCTGGAGCACCCGCAGTTCCGGGACGTCGCCAGCGAACTGACCACGCTCGCCGAAGCGTCGTTGCAGGCCGGGCTGCTGGTCGCCGGGCAAGAGGTCGGGGCGTCCGCGGAAGGCGCTCTCGCGGTGATCGCGATGGGCAAGACCGGCGGCCGCGAACTGAACTACGTGAGCGACGTCGACGTCATCTTCGTCGGGGCCGGCGACCTCGGGATCGCGACCCGGCTGGCCGCCTCGATGATGCGAGTGGTCGGCAACGCCTGTTTCGAGGTCGACGCGGCGTTGCGGCCGGAAGGCAAGAGCGGTGCGCTGGTGCGCACCCTCGAAGGCCACACCGCGTACTACAAGAAATGGGCGAAAACCTGGGAATTCCAGGCGCTGCTCAAGGCGCGTCCGGTGGCCGGCGACGCCGAGCTGGGCCGGCAGTACGCGGAGATGGTCGCGCCGATGGTGTGGGCGGCGGCGGACCGCGAGAACTTCGTGACCGAGGTCCAGCAGATGCGGCGGCGCGTGGAGGACCACGTCGCGTCGGAGCACCAGGAACGCGAGCTGAAGCTCGGCCGCGGCGGACTGCGGGACGTCGAGTTCGCCGTGCAGCTGCTGCAGCTGGTACACGGCCGAGTGGACCCGGCGCTGCACTCGGCGTCCACTTTGGAAGCCTTGGCCGCCCTCGGCGACGGCGGATACGTCGGCCGGGCGGACGCGGCGGAGATGAGCTCGTCGTATGAGTTCCTGCGCACTGTCGAGCATCGGCTGCAGCTGCGCCGGCTCCGGCGGACGCACTTGTTCCCCGCGTCGACGGACACCGACGAGCTGCGGGTCCTCGCGCGCGCCTGCGGTATCAAGCAGGGCCGGGGCCGCAGCCAGGGGGAAATGCTGCTCGCCGAGTTCCGGCGCCACGCACAGGGGATCCGGCGGCTGCACGAAAAGGTCTTCTACCGTCCGCTGCTGCAGTCGGTGGCCAACGTGCCGACAGAAGCCTTGCGGCTCACCACGAAGCAGGCGGCAAGCCGGCTCGCCGCCCTCGGGTACGCCGCTCCGGAGGGTGCGCTGCAGCACATCAAGGCGCTCACGTCCGGGGTCTCGCGGCGCGCGGCGATCCAGCAGGCGCTGCTTCCGGTGCTGCTCGACTTCCTCGCCGACACTCCGGACCCGGACGGCGGCCTGCTTTCCTACCGCAAGGTGTCCGAGGCGCTCCAGGACACCCCGTGGTACCTGCGTGTGCTGCGCGACGAGGGCACTGTCGTCGAGCGGCTCGCGTTCCTGCTCGGCACGTCGAATCTGGTCCCGGACCTGCTCGTCCGGGCTCCGGAAGTCCTGCAGCTGCTGGGAGATCCGGCTCGGCTGACCGGACGAGCCCCAGCCGAAGTGGCCACCTCGCTGCGCGCCGCGGTACGTCGGCAGCCGGGGTTGAACGCGGCCGTCACCGCTGCGCGTTCGCTGCGCCGGCACGAGCTGCTGCGCGTCGCGTGCGCGGATCTGCTGGGCCTGCTGGACGTTCCCTCTGTGTGCGAAGCGCTGTCGAGTGTGTGGGTGGCGGTGCTGCAGGGCGCGTTGTCCGCGGCGACCCGGCAGAAGCAGGCCGAACTCGGCCGTACACCGGCGACGATCGCGGTCATCGGCATGGGCCGCCTCGGCGGCGCGGAGCTGGGCTACGGCTCGGACGCGGACGTTCTCTTCGTCTGCGAACCCGCCGGAGAAGCGCCGGACGCCGAAGCGCTGCGGTTCGCTTCGTCGGTCGCCGAGACGGTGCGGAAAATCCTGGGCGCGCCGAGCGCGGACCCCGCCCTGGAGGTCGACGCAGACCTGCGGCCGGAAGGGCGCAGCGGACCGCTCGCCCGGACCCTGGAGTCGTACCGGGCGTATTACGAGCGCTGGGGCGAGGTCTGGGAGTCGCAGGCGCTCCTGCGGGCCCGGTTCGTCGCCGGCGACGAGGAACTCGGCCAGCGATTCGTCGACTTGATTAACCCGCTGCGCTACCCGGACGGCGGCCTGGACCCGACCGACGCCCGCGAGATCCGGCGGATCAAGGCGCGGGTGGAGACCGAACGGTTGCCGCGCGGGGCCGACCCGACCCGGCACACCAAGCTCGGCCGAGGCGGGCTCGCCGATGTCGAATGGACCGTCCAGCTGCTGCAGCTGCAGCATGCGCACGAGGTGCCTGGCTTGCGCACGACGTCGACGCTCGACGCGCTGACCGCGCTTGCCGAGTCGGGTCTCGCCCCGGCCGAGTCGGTGGACTCGCTGCGCGAAGCCTGGTTGCTGGCCACGCGAGTGCGCAACGCGACGATGCTGGTGCGCGGCAAGGCAGCCGACGAGGTGCCCGGCTCCGGCCGCGACCTCGCCGCGGTGGCGCGCGTGTTCGGCTACTCCGTGGACGACGACCCAGGCGAGTTCCTCGACTTCTACCGGCGTGTGACGCGTCGCGCGCACGCGGTGGTCGAAGAACTCTTCTACGACAACTAG
- a CDS encoding TetR/AcrR family transcriptional regulator, with the protein MPVSRRRADTRRNHERILAVAAETVSRSGDVSFNAVAKEAGVGVGTVYRHFPTPEALVLAVYEREVSQLVEIVPELLARYSPEQALRTWIVDHLAHYMMTKRGLANALRASRSELPTQAYARMVEALDTLRKANAEAGTIRPSLTTETLMRGLGGLFFLSPDGDWKQETEGVVDLVWNGMRVDLE; encoded by the coding sequence ATGCCGGTAAGCCGGCGGCGGGCGGACACCCGGCGCAACCACGAACGCATCCTGGCCGTGGCGGCGGAAACCGTGAGCCGGTCGGGCGACGTGTCGTTCAACGCGGTAGCGAAGGAGGCCGGCGTCGGCGTCGGCACGGTCTACCGTCACTTCCCCACGCCGGAAGCGCTGGTGCTCGCGGTGTACGAGCGCGAAGTGAGCCAACTGGTCGAGATCGTGCCGGAGCTGCTCGCCCGATATTCACCCGAACAGGCGCTACGCACCTGGATCGTGGACCATCTGGCGCACTACATGATGACGAAGCGCGGGCTGGCCAACGCGCTGCGCGCCTCGCGCAGCGAACTGCCGACGCAGGCGTACGCGCGGATGGTCGAAGCGCTGGACACCCTGCGCAAGGCCAACGCCGAAGCGGGCACCATCCGGCCGAGCCTCACCACGGAAACGCTGATGCGCGGCCTGGGCGGGCTCTTCTTCCTCAGCCCGGACGGCGATTGGAAGCAGGAAACCGAAGGCGTCGTCGACCTGGTGTGGAACGGGATGCGCGTCGACCTCGAGTGA
- a CDS encoding acyl-CoA thioesterase, whose translation MTDREPFRTRIKVRHYELDTLGHLNHAVYHSYGEVSRLEVFEAAGDAQLREARLAPVLLESTIVYRRELRAGDVVDVTCDTAFGEGKVFWMTSKILKLDGTLSAEIKCTLGLMDLEKRKLVPDPRGQFERAGIDLKVLSTAE comes from the coding sequence GTGACCGACCGCGAACCGTTCCGTACCCGCATCAAGGTGCGCCACTATGAACTCGACACGCTGGGGCACCTGAACCACGCCGTGTACCACTCCTACGGCGAGGTCTCCCGGCTCGAAGTGTTCGAAGCCGCCGGCGATGCCCAGCTGCGCGAAGCCCGGCTCGCGCCGGTGCTGCTCGAATCGACCATCGTCTACCGCCGCGAACTGCGTGCCGGCGACGTCGTGGACGTGACCTGCGACACCGCGTTCGGCGAGGGCAAGGTCTTCTGGATGACCTCGAAGATCCTCAAGCTGGACGGCACGTTGTCCGCCGAGATCAAGTGCACGCTGGGGCTGATGGACCTGGAGAAGCGCAAGCTCGTGCCGGACCCGCGCGGGCAGTTCGAGCGGGCGGGGATCGACCTGAAGGTGCTTTCCACCGCCGAGTGA
- a CDS encoding inorganic phosphate transporter, translating to MDPSLLVVVVICTALVFDFTNGFHDTANAMATSIATGALRPRVAVAISAVLNLAGAFLSVEVAKTISSGLVDDTKIGPAIVFGGLIGAIAWNLFTWYVGLPSSSSHALFGGLIGATWVSAGADSVHFGKIVDKVLVPAAASPVIAGAVAAAVTWLVYRFLVRKRGGHGFRVGQIVSASLVSLAHGTNDAQKTMGVITLTLVAAGDLPAGSAPPVWVIVSAASALALGTYLGGWRITHTLGKGLTDIEGPQGFSAQTSSAAVILLSSHLGFPLSTTHVCSGGIVGSGIGRREAPVRWRMAGRMVLAWLFTLPAAAIVGAAAGKLASLGEAGTIAVGVAGILFAAGIYVLSRRKPVTAHSFQVPEPSAADTEPDRLAA from the coding sequence GTGGACCCCTCGCTGCTAGTGGTCGTCGTCATCTGCACGGCGCTTGTTTTCGACTTCACGAACGGCTTCCACGACACAGCGAACGCGATGGCGACGTCGATCGCGACGGGCGCCCTGCGGCCCCGCGTCGCCGTCGCGATTTCCGCGGTACTGAACCTCGCCGGCGCGTTCCTGTCGGTCGAGGTCGCCAAGACGATCTCCAGCGGCCTGGTGGACGACACGAAGATCGGTCCGGCCATCGTGTTCGGCGGGCTCATCGGCGCGATCGCCTGGAACCTGTTCACCTGGTACGTCGGCCTGCCCTCGAGCTCCTCGCACGCGCTGTTCGGCGGCCTGATCGGGGCGACCTGGGTGTCCGCGGGCGCGGATTCCGTGCACTTCGGCAAGATCGTGGACAAGGTCCTGGTTCCGGCCGCCGCGTCGCCGGTGATCGCCGGTGCGGTCGCGGCCGCGGTCACCTGGCTGGTGTACCGGTTCCTGGTCCGCAAGCGCGGCGGACACGGATTCCGCGTCGGGCAGATCGTGTCCGCGTCGCTCGTCTCGCTCGCGCACGGCACCAACGACGCGCAGAAGACGATGGGTGTCATCACGCTCACCCTGGTCGCGGCGGGCGACCTGCCCGCCGGGTCGGCCCCGCCGGTGTGGGTGATCGTCAGCGCCGCGTCCGCGCTGGCGCTCGGCACCTACCTCGGCGGCTGGCGGATCACGCACACCCTGGGCAAAGGGCTCACCGACATCGAAGGCCCGCAGGGCTTCTCCGCGCAGACCAGCAGCGCGGCGGTGATCCTGCTGTCCTCGCACCTCGGCTTCCCGCTGTCCACCACGCACGTGTGCTCCGGCGGCATCGTCGGCTCCGGCATCGGACGGCGCGAGGCGCCGGTGCGCTGGCGGATGGCCGGCCGGATGGTGCTGGCCTGGCTGTTCACCCTGCCGGCGGCGGCGATCGTCGGCGCGGCCGCCGGGAAGCTCGCCTCGCTCGGCGAGGCCGGGACGATCGCGGTCGGCGTCGCCGGAATCCTCTTCGCCGCCGGTATTTACGTCCTTTCCCGCCGCAAGCCGGTCACCGCGCACAGCTTCCAGGTCCCCGAGCCGTCCGCGGCGGACACCGAACCGGACCGCCTGGCTGCCTGA
- a CDS encoding Lrp/AsnC family transcriptional regulator has protein sequence MELDEVDRRLLELLQADGRLTFSELGRRVSLSAPAVTERVRRLEHRGVITGYAARVDPEKLGRPIQAIVRVRVRSLDGPRFRETILPLPEITDADHVTGDECWLLRVHCRTTAELETFVERAQRYGETTTSLVFSSPVRGRGLPGR, from the coding sequence GTGGAGCTGGACGAGGTCGATCGCCGTCTGCTGGAGCTGCTCCAAGCCGACGGCCGGCTGACGTTCTCGGAACTCGGCCGGCGCGTCTCTCTGTCCGCCCCCGCGGTGACCGAACGGGTGCGGCGGCTGGAACACCGCGGAGTGATCACCGGCTATGCGGCGCGGGTCGATCCGGAAAAGCTGGGCAGGCCGATCCAGGCGATCGTCCGGGTGCGGGTCCGAAGCCTGGACGGGCCACGGTTCCGCGAAACGATCCTGCCGCTGCCGGAGATCACCGACGCGGACCATGTGACCGGTGACGAGTGCTGGCTGCTGCGGGTGCACTGCCGGACGACGGCGGAGCTGGAAACGTTCGTGGAGCGGGCTCAGCGATACGGCGAGACAACGACCTCGCTGGTGTTCTCGTCACCGGTGCGCGGACGCGGTCTGCCCGGGAGGTGA
- a CDS encoding rhodanese-like domain-containing protein — protein MKPNFLSLPIGASDDAADYFGRELAFEVDPVDLAQDLAAARTDGYVLVETRSAGAYAEAHLPGAICLPYREITAESTRDLDRNLVYVCYCESIYCNAATQGAYRLARLGFTVKRLSGGITTWLAHGYPVETGVAVPWTA, from the coding sequence GTGAAACCGAACTTCCTTTCCCTCCCGATCGGGGCCTCGGACGACGCGGCGGACTACTTCGGCCGGGAGCTCGCCTTCGAAGTCGACCCGGTCGACCTGGCCCAAGACCTCGCCGCAGCACGCACCGACGGCTACGTCCTGGTCGAGACCCGCAGCGCGGGCGCGTATGCCGAGGCACACCTGCCGGGCGCGATCTGCCTGCCGTACCGGGAAATCACCGCCGAGAGCACCCGTGACCTGGACCGGAACCTCGTCTACGTCTGCTACTGCGAAAGCATCTACTGCAACGCCGCCACTCAGGGGGCGTACCGGCTGGCGCGGCTCGGCTTCACCGTCAAACGGCTGTCCGGTGGTATCACGACGTGGCTCGCGCACGGCTATCCGGTCGAGACCGGTGTGGCCGTACCCTGGACGGCGTGA
- a CDS encoding (2Fe-2S)-binding protein, protein MDISLEVNGKPEKLSVEPGVTLLDALRERLGITGPKKGCDRGQCGACTVHVDGKPVLSCLTLAAAVRGPVTTVEGLSTEDALHPVQQAFVDQDALQCGFCTSGQLMSAVAAVRDEVSDVREFMSGNLCRCSAYPNIVRAVEQARQADATV, encoded by the coding sequence GTGGACATTTCCCTGGAAGTCAACGGAAAACCCGAGAAGCTCAGCGTCGAACCCGGCGTGACGCTCCTGGACGCGCTGCGCGAACGGCTCGGCATCACCGGGCCGAAGAAGGGCTGCGACCGCGGCCAGTGCGGCGCCTGCACCGTGCACGTCGACGGCAAGCCGGTGCTGTCCTGTCTCACCTTGGCGGCCGCCGTGCGCGGTCCGGTCACCACCGTCGAAGGACTGTCCACTGAGGACGCACTGCACCCGGTGCAGCAGGCGTTCGTGGACCAGGACGCGCTGCAGTGCGGGTTCTGCACGTCCGGGCAGCTGATGTCCGCGGTCGCCGCGGTGCGCGACGAGGTGTCCGACGTCCGAGAGTTCATGTCCGGCAATTTGTGCCGGTGTTCGGCGTACCCGAACATCGTGCGCGCTGTGGAGCAGGCGAGGCAGGCCGATGCGACCGTTTGA
- a CDS encoding FAD binding domain-containing protein: protein MRPFELTAPGTVEDALGGADAFLAGGTTLVDLMKLDVLTPQRVADINDLPLRGIDTADGLRFGALERMADIAAHPGVYPAISRALLLSASQQLRNMASIGGNLMQRTRCSYFRDVAMPCNRRVPGSGCPALSGANRMHAILGTSDSCAATHASDVAVALVALDAEVVLTSAEGVRTVALADFYRVPGDTPEIEHDLRPGELITEVRVPRLDWAENSTYLKIRDRQSYEFALCSAAVALDIQDGKIADARVAVGGVATVPWRLPAVEEALRGAELTEEAFAAAAAEAVAGAKPLSGNAFKPSLLKRTIVRALLELTEGSRA from the coding sequence ATGCGACCGTTTGAGCTCACCGCACCCGGCACTGTCGAGGACGCACTCGGCGGAGCGGACGCGTTCCTGGCCGGCGGTACCACGCTGGTCGACCTGATGAAGCTCGATGTCCTTACCCCGCAACGGGTCGCGGACATCAATGACCTGCCGTTGCGCGGCATCGACACCGCGGACGGGCTGCGGTTCGGCGCGCTGGAGCGGATGGCCGACATCGCCGCACACCCCGGCGTGTACCCGGCGATCTCGCGCGCGCTGCTGCTCAGCGCGTCGCAGCAGCTGCGGAACATGGCCAGCATCGGCGGAAACCTGATGCAGCGCACCCGGTGTTCGTATTTCCGCGACGTCGCGATGCCGTGCAACCGGCGGGTGCCGGGCAGCGGCTGCCCGGCGCTGTCCGGTGCGAACCGGATGCACGCGATTCTCGGCACCAGCGATTCCTGCGCGGCCACGCACGCCAGCGACGTCGCGGTGGCCCTGGTCGCGCTGGACGCCGAAGTGGTGCTCACCAGCGCCGAGGGCGTCCGGACGGTCGCGTTGGCCGACTTCTACCGGGTGCCGGGCGACACCCCGGAGATCGAGCACGACCTGCGTCCCGGCGAGCTGATCACCGAGGTGCGCGTGCCGCGGCTCGACTGGGCGGAGAATTCCACCTACCTGAAGATCCGCGACCGGCAGTCGTATGAGTTCGCGCTGTGCTCGGCGGCCGTCGCGCTGGACATCCAGGACGGGAAGATCGCGGACGCCCGGGTCGCGGTCGGCGGCGTCGCGACGGTGCCCTGGCGGCTGCCTGCCGTCGAGGAGGCGCTGCGCGGCGCGGAGCTGACCGAGGAAGCCTTCGCGGCTGCCGCGGCGGAGGCGGTCGCCGGGGCGAAGCCGTTGTCCGGCAACGCGTTCAAGCCGTCGCTGCTGAAGCGGACGATCGTCCGCGCGCTGCTCGAACTGACCGAAGGGAGCCGGGCATGA
- a CDS encoding type 1 glutamine amidotransferase, translated as MTRLLIIQPDVSDPIGPLGEWLAEAGAELDVRLPPEQELPASLGGYAGLICLGGGMGALDDAGHPWLADVRKLLASAAGHALPTLTICLGAQLLAVATGGQIAEGEAGPEVGPGLVSKKDAAWVDPLFADMPFLPDVLQFHRDVITVLPPGAELLASTPKYPYQAFRMNRCVYGVQFHVETTPDVVRAWAEMEPEMAELTRPGALEAEALIAAHAEIAETWRPFARRFVQLAAGELEAAAESQRQLPMA; from the coding sequence GTGACTCGCCTGCTCATCATCCAGCCCGATGTCAGCGACCCGATCGGTCCGCTCGGGGAGTGGCTCGCCGAAGCCGGCGCCGAGCTCGACGTTCGGCTTCCGCCGGAGCAGGAGCTGCCGGCGAGTCTCGGCGGGTACGCCGGGCTGATCTGCCTCGGCGGCGGGATGGGCGCGCTCGACGACGCAGGCCACCCGTGGCTCGCCGACGTCCGGAAGCTGCTCGCCTCGGCGGCCGGTCACGCCCTTCCGACGCTGACGATCTGCCTCGGCGCGCAGCTGCTCGCGGTGGCGACTGGCGGGCAGATCGCCGAGGGCGAAGCCGGGCCGGAGGTCGGGCCCGGGCTGGTGTCGAAGAAGGACGCCGCGTGGGTCGACCCGCTTTTCGCCGACATGCCGTTCCTGCCGGACGTCTTGCAGTTCCACCGGGATGTGATCACCGTCCTGCCGCCCGGCGCGGAACTGCTCGCGTCCACGCCCAAGTACCCGTACCAGGCGTTCCGGATGAACCGTTGTGTCTACGGTGTCCAGTTCCACGTCGAGACCACTCCGGACGTGGTCCGGGCGTGGGCCGAAATGGAACCGGAGATGGCCGAACTCACCCGTCCGGGCGCGCTCGAGGCCGAGGCGTTGATCGCTGCGCACGCGGAAATCGCCGAGACCTGGCGTCCCTTCGCGCGGCGGTTCGTCCAGTTGGCGGCTGGGGAGCTGGAGGCGGCGGCGGAGAGTCAACGGCAGTTGCCGATGGCTTAA
- a CDS encoding xanthine dehydrogenase family protein molybdopterin-binding subunit, whose translation MSMRLDGPQKVTGAAEYALDRTFPGMRYGYIVCSTIAHGEIEAMDVTAAKSAPGVVGVYSPFDPLELHPFTSQLSGDVWLPLHDRSVVFYGQPIGLVIAETFEQARDAANLIEVRYQEKPARTSMEEGVESFAEEAPESRGNPPSIEVLADGVESFADALAGSPVVVSQTYRTAAQNHAAMEPHSAVALWEGDELTLYSGNQASHLQAMEMAAVLGIEPSAVHAVNPYVGGAFGGKAGTSAPGMLAAAASRALGCPVKCALTREQVFTATANRPATVQKVALGADRDGTLIAVQHDSWSATSMSRSFVEPTSHGTSREWYSTQNLSINQKMVPLHVPPGTFMRAPGEASGSFALESAIDELAIALEMDPIELRRRNSSIAPPGHDLQWSSKHLDECYEVGAQRFGWANRSPRGRVDGDWLVGMGTATAMFPALRFPATVELTLNADGTAVVSTSGADPGTGLLTVLATIGAESLDLAPDRITPKLGDSRYAPGGLSGGSTATASTGTAIMLAATELLDELVALAAEPGAPFEGQVVTYAEGLLHGDNGTLPFGELLQALGRESLSAKGSSAPGEELTKHSFSSFGAQFCEVRVHRLTREVRVSRMLGVFDAGRIINDTQARSQLAGGMIWGVSAALHEGLEVEPNGRFANGDFASYLLPVNADIPEVEVQFVEYPDTLHNAVGARGVGEIGAVGMAAAVANAVANATGTRVRSIPIVIEDLLED comes from the coding sequence ATGAGCATGCGGCTGGACGGTCCGCAGAAAGTCACCGGAGCGGCCGAGTACGCCTTGGACCGCACCTTTCCGGGGATGCGGTACGGGTACATCGTGTGCAGCACGATCGCGCACGGCGAGATCGAGGCGATGGACGTCACCGCGGCGAAGAGCGCGCCCGGCGTGGTCGGCGTCTACAGCCCGTTCGACCCGCTGGAGCTACACCCCTTCACCTCGCAGCTGAGCGGCGACGTGTGGCTGCCGCTGCACGACCGCTCGGTGGTGTTCTACGGCCAGCCGATCGGGCTGGTGATCGCGGAAACCTTCGAGCAGGCACGGGACGCGGCGAACCTGATCGAGGTCCGCTATCAGGAGAAGCCCGCGCGGACGTCCATGGAGGAGGGCGTCGAGTCGTTCGCCGAAGAAGCGCCGGAGAGCCGCGGAAACCCGCCGTCGATCGAGGTGCTGGCGGACGGCGTGGAGTCGTTCGCGGACGCGCTGGCGGGCTCGCCGGTCGTGGTCTCGCAGACCTATCGCACGGCCGCGCAGAACCACGCGGCGATGGAACCGCACTCCGCGGTGGCGTTGTGGGAAGGCGACGAGCTCACTCTCTACAGCGGAAACCAGGCCAGTCACCTGCAGGCGATGGAAATGGCCGCGGTGCTGGGCATCGAGCCGTCCGCGGTGCACGCGGTGAACCCCTATGTGGGCGGCGCGTTCGGCGGCAAGGCAGGCACCTCGGCTCCGGGGATGCTCGCCGCCGCCGCGTCCCGGGCGCTCGGCTGCCCGGTGAAGTGCGCGCTGACGCGCGAGCAGGTGTTCACCGCCACCGCGAACCGGCCGGCCACCGTGCAAAAGGTCGCGCTGGGCGCGGACCGCGACGGCACGCTGATCGCGGTGCAGCACGATTCCTGGTCGGCCACCTCGATGAGCCGGAGCTTCGTGGAGCCGACCTCGCACGGCACCTCGCGCGAGTGGTACTCCACGCAGAACCTGTCGATCAACCAGAAAATGGTGCCGCTGCACGTCCCGCCGGGCACGTTCATGCGCGCACCGGGTGAGGCGTCGGGTTCGTTCGCGCTGGAGAGCGCGATCGACGAACTGGCCATCGCGCTCGAGATGGACCCGATCGAACTGCGCCGGCGCAACAGCTCGATCGCTCCGCCCGGTCACGACCTGCAGTGGTCGAGCAAGCACCTCGACGAGTGCTACGAGGTCGGGGCGCAGCGGTTCGGCTGGGCGAACCGCTCGCCGCGAGGCCGCGTCGACGGCGACTGGCTGGTCGGCATGGGCACCGCCACGGCGATGTTCCCCGCGCTGCGCTTCCCGGCGACCGTCGAGCTCACCCTCAACGCGGACGGCACCGCTGTAGTGTCGACCAGCGGGGCTGACCCGGGCACCGGCCTGCTCACCGTGCTGGCCACCATCGGGGCCGAATCGCTGGACCTCGCCCCGGACCGGATCACCCCGAAGCTGGGCGACTCCCGGTACGCCCCGGGCGGCCTGTCCGGCGGTTCGACCGCCACCGCGAGCACCGGCACCGCGATCATGCTGGCCGCCACCGAGCTGCTGGACGAACTGGTGGCGCTGGCCGCCGAACCGGGCGCCCCGTTCGAAGGCCAGGTCGTCACCTACGCCGAGGGCCTGCTGCACGGCGACAACGGCACCCTGCCGTTCGGCGAACTGCTTCAGGCGCTCGGTCGGGAATCGTTGTCCGCCAAGGGTTCTTCCGCACCCGGCGAGGAGCTGACGAAGCACTCGTTCAGCTCGTTCGGCGCGCAGTTCTGCGAGGTCCGGGTGCACCGGCTGACCCGCGAGGTCCGGGTGTCGCGCATGCTCGGCGTCTTCGACGCCGGCCGCATCATCAACGACACGCAGGCCCGCAGCCAGCTCGCCGGCGGGATGATCTGGGGGGTGTCCGCGGCACTGCACGAGGGACTGGAAGTGGAGCCGAACGGTCGCTTCGCGAACGGCGACTTCGCGAGCTACCTGTTGCCGGTGAACGCAGACATCCCGGAGGTCGAGGTGCAGTTCGTCGAGTACCCGGACACCCTGCACAACGCCGTCGGCGCCCGCGGAGTGGGCGAAATCGGCGCGGTCGGCATGGCCGCCGCGGTGGCGAACGCGGTGGCGAACGCGACCGGGACGCGAGTGCGGAGCATCCCGATCGTCATCGAGGATCTGTTGGAGGACTGA